The proteins below are encoded in one region of Alosa sapidissima isolate fAloSap1 chromosome 24, fAloSap1.pri, whole genome shotgun sequence:
- the LOC121700221 gene encoding uncharacterized protein LOC121700221 isoform X2, producing MFGSVGHRSLPSEIALLCERMLNGRRGLTCLRRFSSRASDGSHLTGTAMSRRSMRLLTSGYYRDDGEMNESSSSHHVSYRESPVRVFKRRTVSQRQTLSCNGSQVTTPSLPHTGSQTAASCLSFSSLASKESLRGVASALKAATQSQGQYISPASRFSAPSVSRSSSSGLLCPSVPTGTGGSCSSGRPLLDQSCVTSGYSSSEGCEADLAPTWRKRSRLLSRSQRTSSSRMFCGDAESVDTSFTRVLFAGLALLCCNFFGLLRDVLLLSSCGQLLRKPALTVLTLTLIATGFWLWYPALTSLLMVAEPALPGYSTSTLGINTDPRIVTDFNVFRKEVLDCINQGEARWKDSWTRELEDVNREIGLLQKDGERHRHMSEILSAEMTPFKDVAKNNDLDPQAWVTVGVAKKVTELKNSVSYLRTVQRNVEQRLDAQEYTNAQLKKELTDWLKRELWAGRLGQDTGSVVLRPELQGALEALEKRLLRHLTEVAHKEGSDMWRTVGESLQKEGLGAIMVKDVHEIVQRALCLYKADGTGMADYALESLGATVIRSRSSETYRTRSPCYSLFGMPLWYASEGPRTVIQPEMHPVKCWAFKGSEGFLTITLSLPVRITHVTLEHIPKSLSPTGHIDSAPREFAVYGLSGFDEQEEGKFLGRFTYDSDGEPIQTFELPDSVKDVYGAVQLRVLSNWGNPEYSCVYRFRVHGQPHPH from the exons ATGTTTGGCAGCGTCGGCCATCGCAGTCTCCCCTCGGAGATCGCTCTTTTATGTGAAAGAATGTTGAACGGCCGAAGAGGACTGACCTGTCTGCGCCGATTCTCATCCAGAGCTTCGGATGGCTCACATTTAACAGGCACTG CCATGTCCCGGCGAAGTATGAGGTTACTGACGAGCGGTTATTACCGTGACGATGGCGAAATGAACGAGAGCAGCAGCTCTCACCATGTGTCTTACCGAGAGAGccctgtcag ggtgtttAAGAGGAGGACCGTCTCTCAGAGGCAGACTCTGTCCTGTAACGGGTCACAGGTgaccactccctccctcccccacacCGGGTCTCAGACGGCAGCATCCTGCCTCTCCTTCAGCTCTCTGGCCAGTAAGGAGAGTTTGAGag GTGTGGCTTCTGCCCTGAAGGCAGCCACTCAGAGCCAGGGCCAGTACATTAGCCCCGCCTCCCGCTTCAGTGCGCCCTCTGTGTctcgctcctcctcctctggccTGCTGTGTCCATCTGTGCCCACTGGCACCGGCGGCAGCTGCAGCTCTGGGCGCCCCCTGCTGGACCAGTCGTGCGTGACCTCTGGATACTCGTCCTCAGAAGGGTGTGAGGCCGACCTGGCCCCCacctggaggaagaggagcaggctTCTGAGCAGGAGCCAGCGcacca GTTCTTCTCGGATGTTTTGTGGTGATGCTGAGTCTGTGGACACAAGTTTCACACGAG TGCTGTTCGCTGGTCTTGCCCTGCTCTGCTGCAACTTCTTTGGCCTCCTCAGGGATGTGCTGCTTCTCAGCAG TTGTGGCCAGCTCTTGAGGAAGCCGGCACTGACTGTTCTGACTTTGACCCTTATTGCTACTG gtttctgGTTATGGTACCCTgctctcacctctctcctgaTGGTTGCTGAACCTGCCTTGCCTGGATACAGCACGTCTACACTCGGCATAAACACG GACCCAAGGATCGTGACGGATTTCAACGTGTTCCGTAAGGAAGTCCTGGACTGCATTAACCAAGGAGAGGCCAGATGGAAGGACAGCTGGACTCGAGAACTGGaagatgttaat CGAGAGATCGGCCTTCtgcagaaggatggagagagacacagacacatgtctGAG ATTCTGAGTGCAGAAATGACTCCTTTTAAGGATGTGGCAAAAAA CAACGACCTTGACCCGCAGGCTTGGGTGACTGTTGGTGTGGCCAAAAAGGTCACTGAACTCAAAAACAGTGTGTCGTACCTCAGAACTGTCCAGCGCAACGTGGAACAACGGCTGGATGCCCAAGAATACACCAATGCTCAG CTGAAGAAGGAGCTCACTGATTGGCTGAAGAGAGAGCTCTGGGCGGGACGACTTGGTCAGGATACAGGAAGTGTTGTTCTTCGTCCTGAACTGCAGGGGGCGCTGGAGGCTCTGGAGAAGAGGTTGCTCAGGCATTTGACTGAAGTAGCACACAAGGAAGGCAGTGACATGTGGAGGACTGTGGGAGAGAGCCTGCAGAAGGAGGGACTTGGTGCCATCATGGTCAAG gatgtCCATGAGATTGTTCAGAGAGCATTGTGCCTCTATAAAGCAGATGGAACTGGCATGGCTGACTACGCTCTGGAGTCTTTAG gtgcTACTGTGATCAGGTCCCGTAGCTCAGAAACATACCGCACCAGGTCTCCGTGTTACAGCCTGTTTGGGATGCCACTGTGGTATGCTTCAGAGGGTCCACGCACTGTTATACAG cctgaGATGCATCCTGTGAAGTGCTGGGCGTTTAAAGGCAGTGAGGGGTTCCTCACCATCACCCTGTCCCTCCCCGTGCGCATCACACACGTCACCTTGGAGCACATCCCCAAGAGCCTCTCCCCCACCGGTCACATCGACAGCGCCCCGCGAGAGTTCGCCGTTTAC GGCCTGAGTGGCTTTGATGAGCAGGAGGAAGGGAAGTTCCTTGGTAGATTCACGTATGACTCTGATGGCGAGCCCATCCAGACCTTTGAGCTGCCG gactcTGTGAAGGATGTGTATGGTGCGGTGCAGTTGAGGGTTCTCAGTAACTGGGGTAACCCTGAGTACTCCTGCGTCTACAGATTCAGGGTTCACGGCCAGCCACACCCCCACTGA
- the LOC121700221 gene encoding uncharacterized protein LOC121700221 isoform X1, translating into MSRRSMRLLTSGYYRDDGEMNESSSSHHVSYRESPVRVFKRRTVSQRQTLSCNGSQVTTPSLPHTGSQTAASCLSFSSLASKESLRGVASALKAATQSQGQYISPASRFSAPSVSRSSSSGLLCPSVPTGTGGSCSSGRPLLDQSCVTSGYSSSEGCEADLAPTWRKRSRLLSRSQRTSSSRMFCGDAESVDTSFTRGRVHLIHTSADHTNTHHDNTPYSNSPHHDHILTVCPLNLSFFLCVCVCARACWCTRVCTHVCVCVCVCVRACVGARACVRVCVCVCVVSVLFAGLALLCCNFFGLLRDVLLLSSCGQLLRKPALTVLTLTLIATGFWLWYPALTSLLMVAEPALPGYSTSTLGINTDPRIVTDFNVFRKEVLDCINQGEARWKDSWTRELEDVNREIGLLQKDGERHRHMSEILSAEMTPFKDVAKNNDLDPQAWVTVGVAKKVTELKNSVSYLRTVQRNVEQRLDAQEYTNAQLKKELTDWLKRELWAGRLGQDTGSVVLRPELQGALEALEKRLLRHLTEVAHKEGSDMWRTVGESLQKEGLGAIMVKDVHEIVQRALCLYKADGTGMADYALESLGATVIRSRSSETYRTRSPCYSLFGMPLWYASEGPRTVIQPEMHPVKCWAFKGSEGFLTITLSLPVRITHVTLEHIPKSLSPTGHIDSAPREFAVYGLSGFDEQEEGKFLGRFTYDSDGEPIQTFELPDSVKDVYGAVQLRVLSNWGNPEYSCVYRFRVHGQPHPH; encoded by the exons ATGTCCCGGCGAAGTATGAGGTTACTGACGAGCGGTTATTACCGTGACGATGGCGAAATGAACGAGAGCAGCAGCTCTCACCATGTGTCTTACCGAGAGAGccctgtcag ggtgtttAAGAGGAGGACCGTCTCTCAGAGGCAGACTCTGTCCTGTAACGGGTCACAGGTgaccactccctccctcccccacacCGGGTCTCAGACGGCAGCATCCTGCCTCTCCTTCAGCTCTCTGGCCAGTAAGGAGAGTTTGAGag GTGTGGCTTCTGCCCTGAAGGCAGCCACTCAGAGCCAGGGCCAGTACATTAGCCCCGCCTCCCGCTTCAGTGCGCCCTCTGTGTctcgctcctcctcctctggccTGCTGTGTCCATCTGTGCCCACTGGCACCGGCGGCAGCTGCAGCTCTGGGCGCCCCCTGCTGGACCAGTCGTGCGTGACCTCTGGATACTCGTCCTCAGAAGGGTGTGAGGCCGACCTGGCCCCCacctggaggaagaggagcaggctTCTGAGCAGGAGCCAGCGcacca GTTCTTCTCGGATGTTTTGTGGTGATGCTGAGTCTGTGGACACAAGTTTCACACGAGGTAGAGTCCACCTCATTCATACATCAGCTGaccataccaacacacaccatgacAACACACCATACAGTAACAGCcctcatcatgaccacattctcaCTGTCTGTCCTCTAAATTTgtccttttttttgtgtgtgtgtgtgtgtgcgcgcgcgtgttggtgcacgcgcgtgtgtacgcatgtgtgtgtatgtgtgtgtgtgtgtgtgcgcgcgtgtgttggtgcacgtgcgtgtgtacgtgtgtgtgtgtgtgtgtgtgttgtctcagTGCTGTTCGCTGGTCTTGCCCTGCTCTGCTGCAACTTCTTTGGCCTCCTCAGGGATGTGCTGCTTCTCAGCAG TTGTGGCCAGCTCTTGAGGAAGCCGGCACTGACTGTTCTGACTTTGACCCTTATTGCTACTG gtttctgGTTATGGTACCCTgctctcacctctctcctgaTGGTTGCTGAACCTGCCTTGCCTGGATACAGCACGTCTACACTCGGCATAAACACG GACCCAAGGATCGTGACGGATTTCAACGTGTTCCGTAAGGAAGTCCTGGACTGCATTAACCAAGGAGAGGCCAGATGGAAGGACAGCTGGACTCGAGAACTGGaagatgttaat CGAGAGATCGGCCTTCtgcagaaggatggagagagacacagacacatgtctGAG ATTCTGAGTGCAGAAATGACTCCTTTTAAGGATGTGGCAAAAAA CAACGACCTTGACCCGCAGGCTTGGGTGACTGTTGGTGTGGCCAAAAAGGTCACTGAACTCAAAAACAGTGTGTCGTACCTCAGAACTGTCCAGCGCAACGTGGAACAACGGCTGGATGCCCAAGAATACACCAATGCTCAG CTGAAGAAGGAGCTCACTGATTGGCTGAAGAGAGAGCTCTGGGCGGGACGACTTGGTCAGGATACAGGAAGTGTTGTTCTTCGTCCTGAACTGCAGGGGGCGCTGGAGGCTCTGGAGAAGAGGTTGCTCAGGCATTTGACTGAAGTAGCACACAAGGAAGGCAGTGACATGTGGAGGACTGTGGGAGAGAGCCTGCAGAAGGAGGGACTTGGTGCCATCATGGTCAAG gatgtCCATGAGATTGTTCAGAGAGCATTGTGCCTCTATAAAGCAGATGGAACTGGCATGGCTGACTACGCTCTGGAGTCTTTAG gtgcTACTGTGATCAGGTCCCGTAGCTCAGAAACATACCGCACCAGGTCTCCGTGTTACAGCCTGTTTGGGATGCCACTGTGGTATGCTTCAGAGGGTCCACGCACTGTTATACAG cctgaGATGCATCCTGTGAAGTGCTGGGCGTTTAAAGGCAGTGAGGGGTTCCTCACCATCACCCTGTCCCTCCCCGTGCGCATCACACACGTCACCTTGGAGCACATCCCCAAGAGCCTCTCCCCCACCGGTCACATCGACAGCGCCCCGCGAGAGTTCGCCGTTTAC GGCCTGAGTGGCTTTGATGAGCAGGAGGAAGGGAAGTTCCTTGGTAGATTCACGTATGACTCTGATGGCGAGCCCATCCAGACCTTTGAGCTGCCG gactcTGTGAAGGATGTGTATGGTGCGGTGCAGTTGAGGGTTCTCAGTAACTGGGGTAACCCTGAGTACTCCTGCGTCTACAGATTCAGGGTTCACGGCCAGCCACACCCCCACTGA